The following proteins come from a genomic window of bacterium:
- a CDS encoding transglutaminase-like domain-containing protein, with protein sequence MAYKKTGYIFSYLIVFLSALYPSLTMGSVIFPAVVFAALILLFKAKKPLLRFNVDFMTYVYLSIPFVLLLRFYPSDVDNGFILARLAYVLAQYLVAVQIMHLANPRDNSGETIFFCSVMCIICAQDVYDSNILLHSLMAAALFISFFFFINVESFRGLKGGVKVKYYFVISLAVFFSYLAVSLAVFSFRAFYWPVENYMMRFLWSGGISRSIDDAFTGNSMIGSLPEFLWKLNQHNVCLRIFAENNPGYVRGKSYLYYSRGVWRNPEGGDRYFPFDREGKENSFIVSEDSGGGKLRQISVFKDSNLSRTVFYGEYPFRVVSGSDRMKVDAFGNISDMSDKPAVFYRIEGLSQNDFGIKPSLCLEVPGYLKEKIREKALEISKGESDKKKIAGLIAEYFHDNYDYKLGVPLSREFDPVEAFLFSMKKGHCEYFASSAVLLLRSMGIPAAYVTGFLVTEKNETGGYWVARNKDAHAWVEAYFEGAGWKVVETTPPSAMPVLMEKKNPFGDYYDIAVLKFRRLADRFYREGLFWFVNTLFFKALIFVLFLWYFGKTVLRKISSFKKKMAASYNIPDGIQDMRAKYLAVEKELKRRGVIREKCQTLSEFLEKISGSGIEEKEKAGYVNFIRGYMVKRYNI encoded by the coding sequence GTGGCTTATAAAAAGACAGGTTATATTTTTTCATATTTGATTGTTTTCCTGAGCGCCCTTTACCCGTCGCTTACCATGGGCTCGGTGATATTCCCCGCGGTTGTCTTTGCGGCCTTGATTTTACTTTTTAAGGCAAAAAAACCTCTTCTGCGGTTTAACGTTGATTTTATGACATATGTTTATCTGTCCATTCCGTTTGTTCTGCTGCTGAGATTTTATCCTTCGGATGTTGACAACGGGTTTATACTTGCGCGCCTTGCGTATGTCCTTGCGCAGTATCTTGTCGCTGTCCAGATAATGCATTTGGCAAATCCGCGGGATAACAGCGGCGAAACGATATTTTTCTGCTCGGTGATGTGCATAATCTGCGCGCAGGATGTATATGATTCAAATATCCTTTTGCATTCGCTGATGGCGGCGGCTTTATTCATTTCGTTTTTCTTTTTTATTAACGTGGAGTCTTTCCGGGGCCTGAAAGGCGGCGTGAAGGTAAAATATTATTTTGTCATAAGCCTTGCGGTGTTTTTCTCGTATCTCGCCGTTTCCCTTGCGGTGTTCTCCTTCAGGGCTTTTTATTGGCCGGTTGAAAATTATATGATGAGGTTTTTGTGGAGCGGCGGTATTTCCAGGAGCATTGACGATGCTTTTACGGGAAACTCCATGATAGGCAGCCTCCCGGAATTTCTCTGGAAACTTAATCAGCATAATGTATGCCTGCGGATTTTTGCCGAAAATAACCCCGGATATGTGAGGGGCAAATCATATCTCTATTATTCGCGCGGCGTATGGAGGAATCCCGAAGGCGGGGACAGGTATTTCCCTTTTGACAGGGAGGGGAAGGAAAACAGTTTTATAGTTTCTGAGGACAGCGGGGGGGGAAAGTTGCGGCAGATTTCCGTATTCAAGGATTCGAACCTGAGCAGGACGGTTTTTTACGGGGAATATCCTTTCAGGGTTGTTTCCGGTTCGGACAGAATGAAAGTTGACGCTTTCGGGAATATTTCCGACATGTCCGATAAGCCCGCGGTTTTTTACCGGATTGAAGGGTTATCGCAAAACGATTTTGGAATAAAACCTTCCCTGTGTCTTGAAGTGCCGGGTTACCTTAAGGAAAAAATCAGGGAAAAAGCGCTTGAAATATCAAAAGGGGAAAGCGACAAAAAGAAAATAGCCGGTTTGATAGCGGAATATTTCCATGATAATTATGATTATAAACTGGGGGTCCCTCTGTCGAGGGAATTCGACCCTGTTGAAGCATTCCTTTTCAGTATGAAAAAGGGGCATTGTGAATATTTCGCGTCTTCCGCTGTCCTTCTGCTGAGGTCTATGGGAATTCCCGCGGCGTATGTAACCGGTTTTCTTGTTACGGAAAAAAACGAAACCGGCGGCTACTGGGTTGCGAGGAACAAGGACGCGCATGCGTGGGTGGAAGCTTATTTTGAAGGCGCGGGATGGAAGGTTGTAGAGACGACGCCTCCTTCCGCCATGCCGGTTTTGATGGAAAAAAAGAATCCTTTTGGCGATTATTACGATATTGCGGTTTTGAAATTCCGGCGTCTGGCGGACAGGTTTTACAGGGAAGGGTTATTCTGGTTTGTTAACACTCTTTTTTTTAAGGCCCTGATATTTGTCCTGTTTCTGTGGTATTTCGGAAAGACGGTCCTGAGAAAAATTTCATCCTTCAAAAAGAAGATGGCCGCCTCTTATAATATCCCTGACGGCATACAGGATATGAGGGCGAAATATCTTGCGGTGGAGAAAGAATTAAAGCGCAGGGGCGTAATAAGGGAGAAGTGCCAGACTTTATCTGAGTTTTTGGAAAAGATTTCAGGTTCCGGTATCGAAGAAAAGGAAAAGGCCGGATATGTTAATTTTATCAGGGGATATATGGTAAAACGGTATAATATTTGA
- a CDS encoding MoxR family ATPase, which produces MREEIKKLMDNINHVIRGKEDRVKLIVTALLAGGNILIEDVPGVGKTTMAKALAMSIGGVFSRIQFTPDLLPADILGGSVYNPKEGSFVFRKGPIFSNIILADEINRASPRTQSSLLEAMNEKQVSLDSRTYKLDPPFLVVATQNPVEYHGTYPLPEAQLDRFAVKIEMGYPDTRYEAAIILEREKEDPLLDLKQVISCSDIVKIQNEVKKVKVEESIVQYIIRIADSSRTDSRIKLGISTRGALMLFMCARAKAYIEGREYVIPEDVKEMAMPVFPHRLVLNTKARYSGVKKENVIAEILSNTEIPV; this is translated from the coding sequence ATGCGCGAGGAAATAAAAAAACTGATGGATAACATCAATCACGTTATCAGGGGCAAGGAAGACAGGGTAAAGCTTATCGTTACCGCGCTTCTCGCCGGAGGAAACATTCTGATAGAGGATGTTCCCGGTGTCGGGAAGACGACGATGGCCAAGGCGCTTGCCATGTCTATCGGCGGCGTCTTCTCCAGGATACAGTTTACACCCGATCTTCTGCCCGCCGATATTCTCGGAGGCTCCGTCTATAATCCGAAAGAAGGCAGTTTTGTTTTCAGAAAAGGCCCTATTTTTTCCAACATCATACTTGCCGACGAGATTAACAGGGCATCCCCGAGAACGCAGTCGAGCCTGCTTGAGGCGATGAATGAAAAACAGGTCTCTCTTGACAGCAGGACTTATAAGCTGGACCCGCCTTTTCTTGTTGTGGCCACTCAGAACCCGGTGGAGTATCACGGCACATATCCCCTGCCGGAAGCCCAGCTGGACAGGTTTGCCGTAAAGATAGAGATGGGGTATCCCGATACCCGGTATGAGGCCGCGATAATACTGGAGAGGGAAAAGGAAGACCCTTTGCTGGATCTGAAACAGGTCATCTCCTGTTCCGACATTGTAAAAATCCAGAATGAGGTGAAAAAAGTTAAGGTGGAAGAATCAATAGTCCAGTATATAATAAGGATTGCTGACTCCAGCAGGACCGACTCTCGTATAAAACTGGGGATATCGACAAGAGGGGCTTTGATGCTGTTTATGTGCGCGCGGGCCAAGGCGTACATCGAAGGCCGTGAGTATGTGATACCGGAGGATGTCAAGGAAATGGCGATGCCGGTGTTCCCTCACAGGCTTGTGCTCAATACGAAAGCCAGGTATTCCGGCGTGAAAAAAGAAAATGTCATCGCTGAAATACTTTCAAACACCGAAATCCCGGTTTAA
- a CDS encoding metalloregulator ArsR/SmtB family transcription factor produces the protein MGKRQLTHKAVLEAAVMLKALAHPDRIKIVELLAGSDMLSVNQIAKSAGLKQSITSQHLKLLKNGGALDSHKLSNQVFYSLYKKELLKLLACIKNCCGRERK, from the coding sequence ATGGGAAAAAGACAACTGACGCATAAGGCCGTTCTGGAAGCGGCTGTAATGCTCAAAGCCCTGGCCCATCCGGACAGGATTAAGATAGTTGAACTGCTTGCCGGCAGCGATATGCTGAGTGTCAACCAGATCGCGAAAAGCGCCGGGTTAAAACAGTCCATAACTTCACAACACCTCAAGCTCCTTAAAAACGGCGGGGCCCTGGATTCCCATAAACTCTCAAACCAGGTATTTTACAGCTTATACAAAAAGGAACTCTTAAAGCTTCTGGCGTGCATTAAAAACTGCTGCGGGCGGGAGAGAAAATGA
- a CDS encoding lipid-binding SYLF domain-containing protein produces the protein MKYFLSFALAAALCTFAAADQAQRVNEKLDNCSNVILEMKDMPENGIPDDLLKKCTGIAIFPNTIKGGFIFGGRGGTGVVLSHDKDTGEWSAPAFVMIGGLSFGLQIGAQAADIVLVTTSRKGLDMLLKDNVTLGGDAAVAAGPIGRNAEVSTDILMQTPILCYSRTKGLFAGVALDGAVISQDKKDNKTLYGEALTAIDIVIDKKAAPTEEGQKLINAITK, from the coding sequence ATGAAATACTTTTTAAGTTTTGCGCTTGCCGCCGCTCTTTGTACGTTCGCGGCCGCCGACCAGGCGCAGAGAGTGAACGAAAAGCTTGATAACTGCAGCAATGTGATTCTCGAAATGAAGGATATGCCGGAAAACGGGATACCCGATGACCTGCTTAAAAAATGCACCGGCATAGCCATCTTCCCCAACACAATCAAGGGCGGTTTCATATTCGGCGGAAGAGGGGGAACGGGTGTTGTCCTTTCACATGACAAAGATACCGGCGAATGGTCCGCGCCCGCGTTTGTGATGATCGGCGGTTTAAGCTTCGGGCTTCAGATAGGCGCCCAGGCGGCAGACATAGTGCTTGTAACAACTTCAAGGAAGGGCCTTGATATGCTGCTGAAAGATAATGTGACGCTCGGAGGCGACGCCGCCGTAGCGGCAGGACCTATCGGAAGGAACGCGGAGGTCTCAACAGACATACTTATGCAGACGCCTATCCTCTGCTACTCAAGGACCAAAGGTCTTTTCGCGGGAGTAGCTCTGGACGGAGCTGTAATCAGCCAGGATAAAAAAGACAATAAAACATTATACGGGGAAGCGCTGACCGCAATAGATATAGTGATAGATAAAAAAGCGGCCCCCACCGAAGAAGGCCAGAAACTCATCAACGCCATCACCAAATAG
- a CDS encoding phosphotransferase, producing the protein MLLELHCHTNKHSSCSKINPVELVNKVFRKHLQGMVITEHQYLWTDEELGDLKKKASVGDDFLILSAQEVATEIGHVLVFGAAESIKKETTLKELRVDWPDAALVWAHPFRDGRIPDKKYFLSADIDAVEIFSGNHTACENVLGLSFWHAHKFTAVAGSDTHSSGFSAILPTQFDHPVRGIKELASEIRGGRCRPFFKEIPKSGSNITVTELTLGTKGNDEFRDRIILKQVSDRKKWKKLEESTRILQEVYSRGFKKGTFRVPSVIDKDDVKMLVMEEGQRGKSLFDLLANVNPGAGRAYFELSAKWLARLHSLRLELTSAGETAEKEKKRVESYLKSFIGAGNPYVREAEKLIKFVKEEEDGYFKKDSSSFIQNHGDYHPKNIIIGQDLNHDISTLFVSVIDFGNSIRFLKEYDVGYFLAQFSSQLGALPGIKELYPEERFLGFYAREAGVEDGRSFMKKVNFFKIRANLSIAAYFIKVGKGDGPEMDKLISESMDIYRRIV; encoded by the coding sequence ATGCTTCTTGAATTGCATTGTCATACAAACAAACACTCTTCATGCAGCAAAATAAATCCCGTGGAACTTGTCAACAAAGTTTTCAGGAAACACCTGCAGGGTATGGTGATTACCGAACATCAGTATTTGTGGACGGATGAAGAACTGGGCGATTTAAAGAAAAAGGCTTCGGTGGGAGATGATTTTTTAATATTATCCGCCCAGGAAGTTGCCACTGAAATAGGGCATGTGCTTGTTTTCGGAGCCGCTGAAAGCATAAAAAAAGAGACGACGCTTAAGGAACTGAGGGTTGACTGGCCCGACGCCGCTCTGGTATGGGCGCATCCTTTCAGGGACGGCAGGATACCCGATAAAAAATATTTCCTGAGCGCGGACATTGACGCGGTTGAGATTTTCAGCGGGAATCATACCGCGTGTGAAAATGTGCTTGGCCTGTCATTCTGGCACGCGCATAAATTCACGGCGGTCGCCGGAAGCGATACCCATTCATCCGGGTTTTCGGCTATATTGCCTACCCAGTTTGACCATCCGGTCCGCGGCATAAAGGAATTAGCTTCGGAAATCAGGGGCGGCCGGTGCCGGCCCTTTTTCAAGGAAATACCGAAATCGGGCAGCAATATAACCGTTACCGAGTTAACATTGGGGACAAAAGGAAATGATGAATTCAGGGATAGGATAATCTTGAAACAGGTCTCCGACCGGAAAAAATGGAAAAAACTGGAGGAATCCACGAGAATATTACAGGAAGTTTATTCCCGGGGTTTCAAAAAAGGGACATTCAGGGTTCCCTCCGTCATCGATAAAGATGACGTGAAAATGCTTGTAATGGAAGAAGGGCAAAGGGGAAAAAGCCTTTTCGACCTTCTTGCGAATGTAAATCCCGGCGCCGGGCGCGCCTATTTTGAATTGTCGGCAAAATGGCTTGCGCGCCTGCATTCTTTAAGGCTCGAGCTCACAAGCGCCGGTGAAACGGCGGAAAAAGAGAAAAAAAGGGTTGAATCATATTTAAAATCGTTCATTGGCGCCGGCAACCCGTATGTGCGTGAAGCCGAAAAATTAATAAAGTTTGTAAAAGAGGAAGAAGATGGATATTTCAAGAAGGATTCATCGTCGTTTATCCAGAATCACGGGGATTATCATCCGAAAAATATCATAATAGGGCAGGATTTAAACCATGATATCAGCACTTTGTTTGTCTCGGTGATTGATTTCGGGAATTCCATCAGGTTTTTGAAGGAATACGACGTCGGATATTTTCTTGCCCAGTTTTCTTCCCAGTTAGGCGCCCTTCCCGGGATAAAAGAACTGTATCCTGAAGAGCGGTTCCTGGGATTTTATGCCCGGGAGGCCGGGGTGGAAGACGGCAGGTCGTTTATGAAAAAAGTTAATTTTTTCAAAATAAGGGCTAATTTAAGCATAGCCGCTTATTTTATAAAAGTGGGAAAAGGAGACGGCCCTGAAATGGATAAACTGATATCGGAATCAATGGATATTTACAGGAGGATCGTATAA
- a CDS encoding histidine phosphatase family protein: protein MCAAGKKCAKLYLVRHGAAVPETENPEKPLSDVGRYETIKVAESLRGFMVLPDEIWHSARLRTRQTAGLLKDLLRVRKCFEKKNLLPGDDPGKLITELAKTSKHIMVVSHIPFVEKAAGLLLGGKEESTPVSFDTSSVACFKRCGGKEWSLEWLITPDVI from the coding sequence ATGTGCGCAGCGGGAAAAAAATGTGCAAAGCTGTATCTGGTCAGGCACGGCGCCGCGGTTCCGGAAACGGAAAACCCCGAAAAACCCTTATCTGATGTCGGCAGGTATGAAACAATCAAAGTCGCGGAATCCCTGCGCGGCTTTATGGTGTTGCCCGATGAAATCTGGCACAGCGCCAGGCTGCGCACAAGGCAGACGGCGGGCCTTTTGAAGGATTTGCTGCGCGTCAGAAAATGTTTTGAGAAAAAAAACCTCCTGCCCGGCGACGACCCGGGGAAACTTATAACTGAACTGGCAAAAACATCAAAGCACATTATGGTGGTAAGCCATATTCCCTTTGTTGAAAAGGCCGCGGGGCTTTTGCTTGGGGGGAAAGAAGAATCAACGCCCGTTTCTTTCGATACGTCTTCGGTCGCTTGTTTCAAAAGGTGCGGCGGGAAGGAATGGAGCCTGGAATGGCTTATTACACCTGACGTTATTTGA
- a CDS encoding DUF58 domain-containing protein: protein MRFKYESITLKLIRHLGKIWRERLTSFGKILFFFLIISTSLASLSISVPFYFLACCIFGIFFITEIFSVFMPMKVRLEVSFPERVVCDSEFELELTIVNEGKNCVFGVSAYPVFSGIKLNMVGHSGPVSIPAGGKAVVVCRMKASGRGVYEIKKHRVETAFPFGVWNKTDDLPVSFSVVVYPRFWPVSSVDIPVGRRYQPGGFMMSSNIGDSMEYIGDREYVEGDLIRNIHWNAWARLGKPVVKEFMEEYFCRIALILDTFTGPGKRDREKKKCFESAVSLTASIADVLARKEYIVDIFAHGSELYYLRAGRSFAYFENILDLLSCVDSSPKNNITNLAGMLEDDLPAITTFVIVLLGWDREKERLCRHIVESGCALKRIIITDESCALDPNAASDEIGEALILGKNDVKGNVDVI from the coding sequence ATGCGTTTCAAATACGAATCCATAACCTTAAAACTTATCCGACACCTGGGAAAGATATGGCGGGAACGCCTTACATCTTTCGGTAAAATACTCTTCTTTTTTCTTATTATTTCGACAAGTCTCGCCAGCCTGAGCATAAGCGTTCCTTTTTATTTTCTTGCGTGCTGTATTTTCGGAATTTTTTTTATAACGGAGATATTTTCCGTGTTTATGCCGATGAAGGTCAGGCTGGAAGTTTCTTTTCCCGAAAGAGTTGTGTGTGATTCCGAATTTGAACTTGAGTTGACGATTGTGAATGAAGGAAAAAACTGTGTGTTCGGGGTCTCCGCTTATCCTGTTTTCTCGGGTATAAAGCTGAATATGGTCGGGCATTCGGGCCCCGTCTCTATTCCCGCCGGGGGGAAGGCGGTTGTCGTATGCAGGATGAAAGCTTCCGGAAGAGGCGTGTACGAGATAAAAAAACACCGGGTCGAAACAGCTTTTCCCTTCGGGGTCTGGAATAAGACGGATGACCTGCCTGTAAGTTTCTCGGTTGTTGTTTACCCCCGGTTCTGGCCGGTGTCATCCGTTGATATCCCGGTCGGCAGGAGGTATCAGCCGGGCGGGTTTATGATGTCGTCTAACATCGGCGATTCGATGGAGTATATAGGCGACAGGGAATATGTGGAGGGAGATTTAATACGCAACATCCACTGGAACGCGTGGGCGCGCCTCGGGAAACCGGTGGTCAAAGAGTTTATGGAAGAATATTTTTGCAGGATAGCGCTGATTCTCGATACTTTTACGGGCCCGGGGAAGAGAGACAGGGAAAAGAAAAAATGTTTTGAATCGGCGGTTTCCCTTACGGCGTCCATAGCCGATGTTTTGGCGAGGAAGGAATATATTGTGGATATTTTTGCCCACGGGTCGGAACTTTATTACCTGAGAGCCGGCAGGAGTTTCGCGTATTTTGAAAATATTCTGGATCTCCTGTCATGCGTTGACTCCAGCCCGAAAAACAATATAACCAATCTTGCGGGCATGCTTGAAGACGATCTGCCCGCCATAACGACTTTTGTGATAGTGCTTCTCGGGTGGGATAGGGAAAAAGAAAGGCTCTGCAGGCATATTGTGGAAAGCGGTTGCGCGTTAAAGAGGATTATAATAACCGATGAGAGTTGCGCGCTTGACCCCAACGCCGCTTCTGATGAAATAGGGGAAGCTTTAATACTCGGTAAAAACGATGTCAAAGGCAATGTCGATGTTATTTAA
- a CDS encoding 4Fe-4S binding protein: protein MAYKISDACVACGSCKPECPVDAISEGNPYVIDPDKCVDCGACAAVCPVNAISQE from the coding sequence ATGGCGTATAAAATTAGCGATGCGTGTGTAGCTTGCGGTTCCTGTAAGCCGGAATGTCCCGTGGATGCGATTTCCGAGGGCAATCCTTATGTTATAGATCCCGATAAATGTGTTGATTGCGGCGCTTGCGCGGCTGTTTGTCCGGTTAATGCTATAAGCCAGGAATAG
- a CDS encoding PilZ domain-containing protein, with product MSSLFFRKRNSAQSEKRSFKRIPFVFDVDYTSNNFDRNKGKGINLSKGGLLLGTGLRFTYGQELKFFIKVPAFQDPITLMGAVVRSRESGKYGGYETAVNFKNFSGPKNPNLEKIIHLYS from the coding sequence ATGTCTTCTTTATTTTTCAGAAAACGTAATAGCGCCCAGTCTGAAAAAAGGTCCTTCAAGAGAATCCCTTTTGTCTTCGATGTAGACTATACAAGCAATAATTTCGACAGAAACAAGGGCAAAGGAATAAATCTCAGCAAGGGCGGACTGCTTCTGGGAACCGGCCTGCGGTTTACTTACGGCCAGGAATTAAAATTTTTTATCAAAGTACCCGCTTTTCAGGACCCTATCACGCTTATGGGCGCTGTAGTGAGAAGCAGGGAATCAGGCAAATACGGCGGATATGAAACAGCTGTTAATTTCAAGAACTTCTCAGGGCCGAAAAACCCTAATCTTGAAAAAATCATCCATCTTTACAGCTGA
- a CDS encoding phosphoenolpyruvate carboxykinase (GTP), which produces MVSIKPPINNKKLAAWINKCAKLCKPDRILWMDGSEDEKNRFEKEAFRTGELIRLNQKKLPGCVLHRTAINDVARTENLTFICTSRKEDAGPTNNWMEPSKAYRKAGAIFKNSMKGRTMYVIPFSMGPVGSPFSKIGVELTDSIYVCLNMRIMTRVGREVLETLGENGDFTKCLHGKADRDINKRMILHFPEDNTIWSVGSGYGGNVLLGKKSLALRIASHMGYRENWMAEHMLILGVEEPNGHIEYIAAAFPSACGKTNLAMLIPPEGLMRKGYKIWTVGDDIAWMRIDTDGKLWAINPENGFFGVAPGTNSKSNLNAMKTIQKNTIFTNVLMKPDKTVWWEEGDEPPPPKGIDWKGNPWKPGLQDENGKPVYGAHPNSRFTAPARQCPSISFRLDDHHGVNISAIIFGGRRAQLAPLVYETFNWQHGVFTGATMASERTAAQYGKQGEVRRDPMAMLPFCGYNMGNYFRHWLKMGAKMKKPPKIFHVNWFRKDEDGNFLWPGFGENIRIIDWILRRCSGSTEAKETPIGYVPDKKDIDLTGLKLKPGALDKLLKVNCKDWQEETDSISKFFGKFGKTLPREMTRELDRLKKRLARRRRRPR; this is translated from the coding sequence ATGGTTTCAATAAAACCTCCGATAAATAATAAAAAACTTGCCGCATGGATAAATAAATGCGCGAAATTATGCAAGCCGGACAGGATACTCTGGATGGACGGGTCCGAAGATGAAAAAAACCGGTTCGAAAAAGAAGCTTTCCGCACAGGGGAATTGATAAGGCTCAACCAGAAAAAGCTTCCCGGCTGTGTCCTTCACAGAACCGCGATAAATGACGTGGCAAGAACCGAGAACCTGACTTTTATCTGCACTTCCAGAAAAGAAGACGCCGGGCCGACCAATAACTGGATGGAACCCTCCAAAGCTTACAGGAAAGCCGGCGCCATATTCAAAAATTCCATGAAGGGAAGGACCATGTATGTAATACCCTTCTCGATGGGCCCTGTGGGTTCCCCTTTCAGCAAAATAGGAGTGGAGCTTACCGACAGCATATACGTATGCTTAAACATGCGCATAATGACGCGCGTGGGCAGGGAAGTCTTAGAAACGCTCGGCGAAAACGGGGATTTCACAAAATGCCTCCACGGAAAAGCGGACCGGGATATCAATAAAAGGATGATACTGCATTTCCCCGAAGACAATACCATATGGAGCGTGGGTTCGGGTTACGGCGGGAATGTCCTTCTCGGCAAAAAATCCCTCGCGTTAAGAATAGCAAGCCATATGGGATACAGGGAGAACTGGATGGCGGAACACATGCTGATCCTGGGGGTGGAAGAACCTAACGGCCATATCGAGTATATCGCGGCGGCTTTCCCGAGCGCGTGCGGAAAAACCAACCTGGCAATGCTGATACCGCCCGAAGGGCTGATGAGAAAAGGTTATAAAATATGGACCGTCGGCGATGACATCGCGTGGATGAGAATCGACACCGACGGGAAACTGTGGGCCATAAATCCCGAAAACGGATTTTTCGGAGTCGCTCCGGGAACAAATTCAAAATCCAACCTCAACGCGATGAAAACCATACAAAAAAATACAATATTCACCAATGTCCTTATGAAACCCGATAAGACTGTCTGGTGGGAAGAGGGGGATGAACCTCCTCCGCCGAAAGGCATTGACTGGAAAGGCAACCCATGGAAACCCGGGCTGCAGGATGAAAACGGGAAACCCGTTTACGGGGCGCATCCCAACAGCAGGTTTACCGCGCCGGCAAGACAGTGCCCTTCTATTTCTTTCAGACTCGATGACCACCACGGTGTAAACATATCGGCTATCATCTTCGGTGGGCGGCGCGCCCAACTGGCTCCGCTGGTGTATGAAACATTCAACTGGCAGCACGGGGTTTTCACCGGGGCGACAATGGCGTCGGAAAGAACAGCGGCTCAATACGGCAAACAGGGCGAAGTGCGGCGCGACCCCATGGCTATGCTGCCTTTCTGCGGATACAACATGGGAAATTACTTTCGTCACTGGCTTAAAATGGGCGCAAAAATGAAAAAGCCGCCCAAAATATTCCATGTCAACTGGTTCAGGAAAGACGAAGACGGAAACTTCCTGTGGCCGGGTTTCGGCGAAAATATCAGAATAATAGACTGGATATTAAGAAGGTGCAGCGGAAGCACGGAAGCAAAAGAAACGCCCATAGGATATGTCCCTGACAAAAAAGACATTGATTTAACCGGTTTAAAACTCAAGCCCGGAGCGCTGGATAAACTTCTTAAAGTAAATTGTAAGGACTGGCAGGAAGAGACAGATTCAATTTCAAAATTTTTCGGTAAATTCGGCAAAACTCTTCCCAGAGAAATGACCAGGGAACTGGACAGGCTGAAAAAACGCCTTGCAAGGCGCAGGCGCAGACCCCGTTAG
- a CDS encoding GNAT family N-acetyltransferase, which translates to MDKTQISLLKEKDYSEMVKVCDISFNKTVTDPLHPDFFSHYFDKEPSYRHSDTLVLKRGKRIISAATILKRKIILDGAKIPAGCIANVCTLPEERNKGYIRLLMEKSVEVMKQKGFQLGFLLGRPELYSRFGWENITGKSIEAYNPLSGGGSGAHNISVRKAAGHDIDRVKSCYDKNYARLNGFFERSEKYWKNFLIKFRSLYLGEFGVFIIEEDGAPRGYACIDEKSKTVHEIFFAGKPESRYFYAVYDFLKAGSLKMSYYDPCYTGELEKSFGKITRPEINHKMFILPSGKLNSGDTDINSARRLKKMFGEKNYTFSLCDKF; encoded by the coding sequence ATGGACAAAACCCAGATTTCTTTACTTAAAGAAAAAGATTACTCCGAAATGGTCAAAGTCTGCGATATTTCTTTCAACAAAACCGTTACAGACCCCCTGCACCCCGATTTTTTCTCACATTATTTCGACAAAGAACCTTCCTACAGGCACAGCGACACCCTTGTGCTGAAAAGGGGCAAAAGGATAATAAGCGCCGCCACGATACTCAAAAGAAAAATAATACTGGACGGCGCGAAAATACCGGCGGGCTGTATAGCAAACGTATGCACCCTTCCGGAAGAAAGGAACAAGGGCTACATAAGGCTGCTCATGGAAAAATCCGTTGAGGTGATGAAACAGAAAGGTTTTCAACTAGGTTTTCTGCTCGGGAGGCCCGAGCTTTACAGCAGATTCGGATGGGAAAACATCACCGGCAAATCAATTGAGGCGTATAACCCGCTGAGCGGCGGCGGCAGCGGCGCGCATAACATTTCAGTAAGAAAAGCGGCCGGACACGATATTGACAGAGTAAAATCCTGTTATGATAAAAATTACGCCCGCCTTAACGGTTTTTTCGAAAGGTCCGAAAAATACTGGAAAAATTTCCTGATAAAATTCAGAAGCCTGTATCTCGGGGAATTCGGGGTTTTTATCATAGAAGAAGACGGCGCGCCCCGCGGATACGCCTGCATAGACGAAAAATCAAAAACAGTCCATGAAATATTTTTTGCGGGCAAACCCGAAAGCAGATACTTTTACGCCGTATATGATTTCCTCAAAGCCGGCAGTTTAAAAATGAGCTACTATGACCCCTGTTATACCGGGGAACTGGAAAAATCATTCGGCAAAATAACCCGCCCCGAGATAAACCATAAGATGTTCATCCTGCCTTCGGGAAAACTGAATTCAGGAGACACAGATATCAACAGCGCAAGACGCCTGAAAAAAATGTTCGGAGAAAAAAACTACACTTTTTCCCTCTGCGACAAATTCTGA